From Thalassococcus sp. S3, one genomic window encodes:
- a CDS encoding 3'-5' exonuclease: MMERLGLRLRVFLFFAALAAAGVALAFGALWLAYQRGGAGIQAALLPTAIIIAFGFPGLCVGIWLLFDENVAKPIERLAAEMRSRAHAGVSSDMDLHHARYLGDLAPAAMAVTGKLNASTFDQAEAVAAQTAKLASETERLTALLTEIPVAMIIVTPNHKIVLYDGQAADILSQIAPPRLNASVFDYFEKDGVLAGYDALVRTGMDSKADLTETGGARAFGARLKPLGDAPGYMLIIDDGTVEIAPDAPRPLVYDFDLMERTETGPQHDAIDALCFVVFDTETTGLLPHRDEIVQIGAVRVLNGRIVPGESIDLLVHPGCPIPAASSRVHGITDAMVAEAPRIEVAGRAFHHFARDAVIVAHNAPFDMAFLRRHAGRIGVTWDHPILDTVLLSAVLFGASETHTLDALCDRLDVTIPEKLRHTALGDAQATAEVLCKMLPMLRARGLDTFGAVVAETRKYGRLLEDLN, from the coding sequence GTGATGGAACGGCTGGGCCTGCGTCTACGCGTCTTTCTCTTTTTCGCCGCGCTGGCCGCCGCCGGTGTTGCACTGGCCTTTGGCGCACTTTGGCTGGCCTATCAGCGAGGCGGTGCCGGGATCCAAGCCGCGTTGTTGCCCACCGCCATCATCATCGCCTTCGGTTTTCCCGGTCTTTGTGTGGGCATCTGGCTGCTTTTTGACGAAAACGTCGCCAAACCGATCGAACGGCTGGCCGCGGAAATGCGCAGCCGGGCGCATGCCGGGGTCTCTTCGGACATGGACCTGCACCATGCGCGCTATCTGGGCGATCTGGCACCCGCGGCCATGGCAGTGACCGGAAAGCTGAATGCCAGCACCTTCGATCAGGCCGAAGCGGTGGCCGCGCAAACCGCCAAGCTGGCTTCTGAAACCGAGCGGCTGACCGCGCTTCTGACGGAAATCCCGGTGGCGATGATCATCGTGACGCCGAACCACAAGATCGTCCTTTATGACGGTCAGGCAGCCGACATCCTGTCGCAAATCGCCCCGCCCCGTCTGAATGCATCGGTGTTCGACTATTTCGAAAAGGACGGGGTTCTTGCAGGCTATGACGCCCTTGTCCGCACCGGCATGGACAGCAAGGCCGATCTGACCGAAACGGGGGGCGCCCGCGCATTCGGGGCCCGGTTGAAGCCTTTGGGCGATGCGCCTGGATACATGCTGATCATCGACGATGGCACGGTGGAGATCGCACCCGATGCGCCCCGCCCCCTGGTCTATGATTTCGATCTGATGGAGCGGACCGAAACCGGTCCGCAGCATGATGCGATCGACGCTCTGTGCTTTGTCGTGTTCGACACGGAAACGACGGGCCTGTTGCCCCACCGGGACGAAATCGTGCAAATCGGCGCTGTTCGCGTGCTTAACGGCCGGATCGTCCCGGGTGAGAGCATTGATCTTCTGGTGCATCCCGGATGCCCGATCCCGGCCGCCTCAAGCCGCGTGCACGGGATCACGGATGCGATGGTCGCCGAAGCGCCTCGCATCGAAGTGGCGGGTCGCGCCTTTCATCATTTTGCCCGTGACGCCGTCATCGTGGCCCACAATGCGCCCTTCGACATGGCCTTTCTGCGCCGGCATGCAGGGCGGATTGGCGTGACATGGGATCACCCGATCCTCGACACCGTGCTTTTGTCCGCCGTTCTGTTCGGTGCCAGCGAAACGCATACGCTCGACGCTCTTTGCGACCGGCTCGACGTGACCATACCGGAAAAGCTGCGTCACACGGCACTCGGGGATGCACAAGCAACCGCCGAAGTGCTCTGCAAGATGCTTCCCATGCTCCGCGCGCGCGGTCTGGACACATTCGGCGCGGTTGTTGCAGAGACGCGCAAATATGGTCGCCTTCTGGAAGATCTCAACTGA
- a CDS encoding flavin reductase family protein, whose protein sequence is MSEHSFTPGPQTARALRDALGCYGTGVTVVTTMSPQGPLGMTANSFASVSLDPALVLWSPAKSSSRYASFVAARHFAIHVMAEDQQDLALHFARQGDGFDAVDWTPSEENAPILSGCLARFECATSAVHDAGDHSIVVGEILRAAHRPGQGLMFKRGQYGGFAGLD, encoded by the coding sequence ATGTCCGAACACTCCTTCACACCCGGCCCGCAGACGGCCCGCGCGCTTCGGGACGCGCTTGGATGTTATGGCACCGGCGTGACCGTCGTGACGACGATGAGCCCGCAGGGTCCGCTGGGCATGACGGCCAATTCATTCGCGTCCGTCTCTCTCGATCCGGCGCTTGTGCTCTGGTCTCCGGCGAAATCGTCCAGCCGATATGCGAGTTTCGTCGCAGCGCGCCACTTTGCGATCCACGTGATGGCCGAGGACCAGCAGGATCTTGCGCTGCATTTCGCCCGTCAGGGTGACGGGTTCGACGCGGTTGACTGGACCCCGTCGGAAGAAAACGCACCAATCCTCAGCGGGTGTCTCGCCCGGTTTGAATGTGCGACATCCGCCGTGCACGATGCGGGAGATCATTCCATCGTTGTCGGAGAGATCCTGCGCGCGGCACACCGGCCCGGTCAGGGGCTGATGTTCAAGCGCGGTCAATATGGTGGCTTTGCCGGGCTCGATTGA
- a CDS encoding DUF6505 family protein produces MKLARAIHFDESDQRVFHSPARTGEWCISGGFEFSNWTEDDLVGKARQAFSNGWLGVETFGRVTFVAVTQIEPVEMEALTQALAQHFVDIYGAPSLEAALGVAREELDQMADLCADHAANTLLTVARELSEAGVREAYRTIEPQAAEIAQIGVHGSLDE; encoded by the coding sequence ATGAAACTGGCGCGGGCCATCCATTTCGACGAAAGCGATCAGCGGGTCTTTCATTCGCCGGCGCGCACCGGTGAATGGTGCATCTCGGGAGGGTTCGAGTTTTCCAACTGGACGGAGGACGATCTGGTCGGAAAGGCACGGCAGGCTTTTTCCAACGGCTGGCTGGGGGTCGAGACCTTTGGCCGCGTGACCTTTGTCGCGGTGACACAGATCGAACCTGTGGAAATGGAGGCTTTGACACAGGCGCTGGCACAGCATTTCGTCGACATCTACGGGGCGCCCTCTTTGGAAGCGGCCCTCGGCGTGGCCCGGGAAGAACTAGACCAGATGGCGGACCTCTGCGCGGATCACGCGGCAAATACCTTGCTGACGGTCGCACGGGAGCTGAGCGAGGCCGGCGTGCGCGAAGCGTACCGGACCATAGAACCGCAAGCTGCCGAGATCGCGCAAATCGGTGTCCACGGCAGCCTTGACGAGTGA
- a CDS encoding biotin/lipoate--protein ligase family protein, which yields MIGDAVSGGDDPFEQACAKAALGCEAGTVVHNVQADKLRAAIVFAPEVALEDAMAMLPLCGVGFQNALGALAPPEVAVHLTWAGGIKVNGASCGGFSVAASDKDPASQPDWLVIGLDVPLMQMTPDPGQRPDQTALYDEGCAEVDPERLLESWARHTLVWINRWEEEGMRPLHDEWMGLADGIGEDTVILGQAGTFVGVDERFGALLRDAERTHLLALSALLGER from the coding sequence ATGATCGGCGATGCGGTTTCAGGTGGGGATGACCCATTCGAACAGGCCTGCGCCAAGGCCGCTTTGGGCTGCGAGGCCGGGACCGTGGTCCACAACGTGCAGGCCGACAAACTGCGCGCTGCGATTGTCTTCGCGCCCGAAGTCGCTTTGGAAGACGCCATGGCCATGTTGCCGCTTTGCGGTGTCGGGTTTCAGAACGCGCTGGGCGCGCTCGCCCCGCCCGAGGTGGCGGTGCATCTGACCTGGGCCGGGGGCATAAAGGTCAATGGCGCGTCCTGCGGGGGCTTTTCTGTCGCGGCGTCGGACAAGGATCCGGCCAGCCAGCCGGATTGGCTGGTGATCGGTCTGGACGTCCCGCTGATGCAAATGACACCCGATCCGGGTCAGCGCCCGGATCAGACAGCACTTTATGACGAAGGCTGCGCCGAGGTGGATCCCGAGCGCCTGCTGGAAAGCTGGGCCCGTCATACGCTGGTGTGGATCAACCGGTGGGAGGAAGAGGGGATGCGTCCGTTGCACGATGAATGGATGGGGCTTGCCGATGGCATTGGTGAAGACACGGTGATACTTGGCCAAGCAGGCACGTTCGTGGGTGTCGACGAGCGGTTCGGCGCGTTGCTGCGGGATGCGGAGCGCACGCATCTGCTTGCCCTCAGCGCACTTCTGGGAGAACGGTGA
- the apbC gene encoding iron-sulfur cluster carrier protein ApbC yields the protein MATREAVLAALKTITDPASGQDIVSAGITRALTVDQGTVRFVMEIDGARAEAMEPVRAEAEAKIRALDGVQSVSAMMTAHAAKAPPDLKPQRKAEPQGPQSVPGVDRIVAVASGKGGVGKSTVSANLACALAAEGRRVGLLDADVYGPSQPRMLGVSGRPASPDGKTILPMRNHGVTMMSIGLMTNEDQAVVWRGPMLMGALQQMMNQVQWGALDVLLVDLPPGTGDVQLTLTQKFALDGAIIVSTPQDVALLDARKGIDMFVQMKTPILGMIENMSTHICSNCGHEEHVFGHGGVTAEAAKLGVPLLGEIPLHLDIRMAADGGAPIVVSKPDSAQAQAFRSVARALVDGGQA from the coding sequence ATGGCAACGCGCGAAGCGGTCTTGGCCGCGCTGAAAACAATCACCGATCCGGCGAGCGGCCAGGATATCGTCTCGGCCGGGATCACGCGCGCGTTGACGGTTGACCAGGGCACGGTGCGCTTCGTGATGGAGATTGACGGGGCCCGGGCCGAGGCGATGGAGCCGGTGCGGGCGGAGGCCGAGGCAAAGATCCGCGCGCTCGATGGCGTGCAGAGCGTCAGCGCGATGATGACGGCGCATGCGGCCAAGGCGCCGCCCGATCTCAAGCCGCAGCGCAAGGCAGAACCGCAGGGGCCGCAGAGCGTGCCGGGTGTGGATCGGATCGTCGCGGTGGCCAGTGGCAAGGGCGGTGTCGGGAAATCCACGGTATCTGCCAATCTTGCCTGTGCTCTGGCGGCGGAGGGCCGCCGTGTCGGTTTGCTGGATGCTGATGTTTACGGACCCTCGCAGCCCCGGATGCTGGGTGTTTCGGGCCGACCGGCGAGCCCGGATGGAAAAACCATCCTTCCAATGCGCAATCATGGCGTGACGATGATGTCGATCGGGCTGATGACCAACGAGGATCAGGCGGTCGTCTGGCGCGGTCCGATGCTGATGGGCGCGCTTCAGCAGATGATGAACCAGGTGCAATGGGGCGCGCTCGACGTTCTTCTGGTGGATTTGCCCCCCGGCACGGGCGACGTACAGCTGACACTGACCCAGAAATTCGCACTCGACGGCGCGATCATTGTCAGCACGCCGCAGGACGTCGCCCTTCTCGACGCGCGTAAGGGCATCGACATGTTCGTGCAGATGAAAACTCCGATCCTGGGGATGATCGAAAACATGTCGACGCATATCTGCTCCAATTGCGGACATGAAGAGCACGTGTTCGGCCATGGCGGGGTGACGGCGGAGGCGGCCAAACTGGGCGTTCCGCTTTTGGGAGAGATCCCGCTTCACCTCGACATCCGTATGGCCGCCGATGGCGGCGCGCCCATCGTGGTCAGCAAGCCGGATAGCGCGCAAGCCCAGGCCTTCCGGTCGGTGGCGCGCGCGCTGGTTGACGGGGGCCAGGCGTGA
- a CDS encoding DUF6494 family protein — MNDVYNMSMRKFLKQVGVTSQQAIEDGLRKAGAEPGQAYEAKVLLTIEGLDVHHVVTGTIEGKE, encoded by the coding sequence ATGAACGATGTATATAACATGTCGATGCGCAAATTTCTCAAGCAGGTCGGTGTGACCAGCCAGCAGGCAATCGAAGACGGGTTGCGCAAGGCAGGTGCGGAACCGGGGCAGGCTTATGAGGCGAAGGTCTTGCTTACCATCGAAGGGCTCGACGTGCATCACGTGGTCACCGGGACGATTGAAGGGAAAGAGTAA
- a CDS encoding 4Fe-4S binding protein: MSKSLILCNCLGTQALDPSAVSAASGLSCSKVHTALCGAELDAAAHAIKSGDAVIACQQQRMTFETLAEDLGVDAPGFVDLRDRAGWSEQAEHAAPKMAALAAEAVLPGSPANTVDVSSEGVCLIIGRGEVAFDLADQLKTALTLTVLTTDAAEPGWTRDYDIIRGRVRQLTGALGGFELRLDALQQIEPGGRGAPTFTDPQDGARSRCDIIIDVTGQPALVPAPQKREGYLKADPGDPRAVAALAIEAVQLVGTFEKPLYVRLEESLCAHSRAGQEGCRNCLDICPTGAISPAGDHVAIDPMVCAGCGSCAALCPSTAITYDDPPVSHLLLRMQTLARTYRAAGGEAPRLLLHDAHGAEMIRLAARFGRGLPADVIPLDVQVVSGIGHAEMLAALAHGFAEVDVLLAPRTERDALDRELELAEALGGGGRLRLLDLEDPDALSEVLYESAPRAAIAEPVLPLGNRRQIARLAAQTLNTDADAPLALPPGAPYGAVLVNTDACTLCLSCVSLCPSGALIDNPDLPQLRFQEDACLQCGLCSNICPENAIALKPQMDLSDAALTQRVLNEEEPFACIECGSLFGVKSTIDRIMEKLAGVHPMFASSEQARMIQMCDDCRVNAQFHSENNPFAGKTPPRVRTTDDYFSKRRDH; encoded by the coding sequence ATGTCCAAGTCGTTGATATTGTGTAATTGCCTGGGCACGCAGGCGCTGGACCCATCCGCGGTATCGGCCGCGAGCGGGCTGAGCTGTTCCAAGGTTCACACCGCGCTGTGCGGTGCGGAGCTGGACGCGGCGGCGCATGCGATCAAGTCCGGTGATGCGGTGATTGCGTGCCAGCAGCAACGCATGACTTTCGAAACGCTGGCCGAGGATCTGGGCGTAGATGCGCCCGGTTTCGTGGATCTGAGGGACCGCGCGGGATGGTCCGAGCAGGCAGAGCACGCCGCGCCAAAAATGGCGGCGCTCGCCGCCGAGGCGGTTTTGCCCGGATCGCCTGCAAACACCGTCGATGTCTCGTCGGAGGGTGTCTGCCTGATCATCGGGCGGGGCGAGGTTGCCTTCGACCTGGCCGACCAGTTGAAAACCGCATTGACACTGACGGTTCTGACCACGGATGCCGCAGAACCCGGCTGGACGCGGGACTACGACATCATACGCGGACGCGTGCGCCAGTTGACCGGCGCGCTTGGCGGGTTCGAGCTGCGTCTCGACGCGCTGCAGCAGATCGAACCCGGGGGGCGGGGCGCGCCCACGTTCACCGACCCACAGGATGGTGCGCGGTCGCGATGCGATATCATCATCGACGTGACCGGCCAGCCCGCACTGGTGCCCGCACCGCAGAAACGAGAGGGCTACCTCAAAGCCGATCCCGGCGATCCAAGGGCGGTGGCGGCGCTTGCCATCGAAGCGGTGCAGCTGGTCGGAACGTTCGAAAAGCCGCTTTATGTCCGCCTCGAAGAGAGCCTCTGCGCGCATTCCCGCGCGGGTCAGGAAGGCTGCCGCAACTGCCTGGATATCTGTCCGACGGGCGCGATTTCCCCGGCGGGCGATCACGTGGCCATCGACCCGATGGTCTGTGCGGGTTGCGGATCATGCGCAGCGCTCTGCCCATCGACGGCGATCACCTATGATGATCCTCCTGTCTCGCATCTGTTGTTGCGGATGCAGACGCTTGCGCGCACCTACCGGGCCGCAGGCGGAGAGGCGCCGCGCCTGCTTTTGCACGATGCGCATGGCGCGGAGATGATCCGGCTGGCCGCGCGGTTTGGACGGGGGCTGCCGGCGGATGTGATCCCGTTGGACGTTCAGGTCGTCTCCGGCATCGGCCATGCGGAGATGCTGGCCGCGCTGGCCCATGGTTTCGCCGAGGTGGATGTTCTTTTGGCGCCCCGCACCGAACGGGACGCGCTGGACCGCGAGCTGGAGCTGGCCGAAGCCCTTGGGGGAGGAGGCCGCCTGCGCCTGCTGGATCTGGAAGATCCGGATGCGCTTTCGGAAGTGCTTTATGAAAGCGCACCGCGTGCGGCCATCGCAGAGCCGGTTTTGCCGCTCGGCAATCGACGTCAGATCGCACGCCTCGCCGCGCAGACGTTGAATACGGATGCCGACGCGCCCTTGGCTCTGCCGCCCGGAGCGCCTTATGGGGCCGTGCTGGTGAATACCGATGCATGTACCCTTTGTCTGTCTTGTGTGTCTTTGTGTCCTTCGGGCGCGTTGATCGACAATCCCGATTTGCCGCAATTGCGCTTTCAGGAGGATGCCTGTCTGCAATGTGGCCTGTGTTCCAACATCTGCCCGGAAAATGCGATTGCGCTGAAGCCACAGATGGATCTGTCGGACGCGGCACTGACGCAGCGGGTTTTGAACGAGGAAGAGCCTTTTGCCTGCATCGAATGCGGGTCGCTCTTTGGGGTCAAATCGACGATTGACCGGATCATGGAAAAACTCGCGGGTGTGCATCCGATGTTCGCGTCGTCAGAGCAGGCGCGCATGATCCAGATGTGCGACGATTGCCGGGTAAACGCGCAATTTCACAGTGAAAACAATCCGTTCGCTGGCAAAACTCCACCGCGTGTGCGCACCACCGACGATTACTTCTCGAAGCGTCGGGATCACTGA
- a CDS encoding DUF3305 domain-containing protein: protein MPLGIVIRKTPGVTRWAAWCWRAVAVLPGAAPATWTELRRDGDAVEYHAGTPTLTLWAAEAEAYLANLSDQVPSIYVVMREETEDDTPFEIVLVTASPYEGQDYADSSEELVEKVPMPPGLIAWIRNYALAHHEHEDFVKRRRDRKRVDLAEDGVGDARISQLSDVYRAPKRVMQ from the coding sequence ATGCCGCTGGGCATCGTTATCCGGAAGACACCGGGCGTCACCCGATGGGCGGCCTGGTGCTGGCGGGCTGTCGCCGTCTTACCCGGGGCGGCACCGGCGACATGGACCGAACTGCGGCGCGACGGGGATGCTGTCGAATATCACGCAGGCACGCCGACCCTGACGCTTTGGGCCGCCGAGGCCGAAGCCTATCTCGCCAATCTCTCCGATCAGGTCCCGTCCATCTACGTCGTGATGCGCGAAGAGACCGAGGACGATACGCCGTTCGAGATCGTGCTGGTCACCGCCTCACCCTACGAGGGTCAGGATTACGCGGACAGCAGCGAAGAACTGGTCGAGAAGGTGCCGATGCCCCCCGGGCTGATCGCCTGGATCCGTAATTATGCGCTTGCCCATCACGAACACGAAGACTTCGTCAAACGCCGCCGCGACCGCAAGCGCGTGGATCTGGCCGAGGATGGCGTGGGTGATGCCCGGATCAGCCAGCTCAGCGATGTCTACCGCGCGCCCAAACGGGTGATGCAGTGA
- a CDS encoding DUF3306 domain-containing protein → MSARSDFWARRKAAVAAEAEAEARVVAAEKRAEDQAALEEKTDAELLAEFDLPDPDTLRPGDDIRGFMTQAVPDRLRRRALRQLWKLNPVLANLDELVDYGEDFTDGAMVVENLQTAYQVGKGMLSHLESLTTEADKPPLAEELRCEESPQGLDEPLAEPPAPPVATATDPQDPPAPAPRRMRFEFESTA, encoded by the coding sequence GTGAGCGCGCGTTCGGATTTCTGGGCGCGCCGCAAGGCCGCCGTCGCCGCCGAGGCCGAGGCCGAGGCGCGGGTCGTCGCGGCGGAAAAGCGTGCTGAGGATCAGGCGGCCCTTGAAGAAAAGACAGATGCAGAGCTCCTGGCAGAGTTCGACCTGCCCGACCCCGATACGCTGCGGCCCGGTGACGACATCCGCGGCTTCATGACCCAAGCTGTGCCCGACCGCCTGCGCCGTCGCGCCCTGCGCCAGCTCTGGAAGCTGAACCCGGTGCTCGCCAATCTCGACGAACTGGTCGATTACGGCGAAGATTTCACCGATGGCGCGATGGTCGTCGAAAACCTGCAGACCGCTTATCAGGTCGGAAAGGGTATGCTGTCTCACCTAGAAAGCCTCACCACCGAGGCAGACAAGCCCCCGCTCGCCGAAGAGCTCCGCTGCGAGGAAAGCCCGCAAGGGCTTGACGAGCCGCTCGCAGAGCCCCCGGCCCCGCCCGTTGCGACCGCGACAGACCCCCAGGATCCCCCCGCCCCGGCGCCGCGCCGGATGCGCTTCGAGTTTGAGAGCACCGCATGA
- a CDS encoding molecular chaperone, whose amino-acid sequence MQDTVTEEDRLRADFYNFLGLLLAGPPDRMLLDQTAGLSGDDTDLGQAISTMARVAKVTKPAAVEREFNALFIGLGRGELLPYASYYLTGFLNEKPLAQLRADMEAQTITRAPNVYEPEDNIASLMEMMAGMIVGRFGAPAPLETQKTFWNKHIGPWAGHFYSDLEAAKNSVFYASVGAAGRVFMEIEREGFRMAGA is encoded by the coding sequence ATGCAAGACACCGTCACCGAGGAAGATCGCCTGCGCGCGGACTTCTATAACTTCCTCGGTCTCCTCCTGGCCGGCCCGCCCGACCGGATGCTGCTCGACCAGACCGCCGGGCTCTCCGGCGACGATACCGATCTCGGCCAGGCCATCAGCACGATGGCCCGCGTGGCCAAGGTCACCAAGCCAGCCGCCGTCGAACGTGAATTCAACGCCCTTTTCATCGGCCTCGGGCGGGGTGAGTTGCTGCCCTACGCTTCCTATTACCTCACCGGGTTCCTGAACGAAAAGCCGCTCGCCCAGCTGCGGGCTGACATGGAGGCGCAGACCATCACCCGCGCCCCCAACGTCTATGAGCCCGAGGACAACATCGCCTCCCTGATGGAGATGATGGCCGGCATGATCGTGGGTCGCTTCGGCGCGCCTGCCCCGCTCGAGACCCAGAAAACCTTCTGGAACAAGCATATCGGCCCCTGGGCCGGTCATTTCTATTCGGATTTGGAAGCCGCCAAGAACTCGGTCTTCTACGCTTCTGTCGGTGCTGCCGGCCGGGTGTTCATGGAGATCGAACGCGAAGGCTTCCGAATGGCGGGCGCGTAG
- a CDS encoding ubiquinol-cytochrome c reductase iron-sulfur subunit N-terminal domain-containing protein: MSTKRDEGASRRDFLKLAGTAAPAAVAAAALSGTEAEAAEPTGETRIQDTAHTRAYLDSARF; this comes from the coding sequence ATGAGCACCAAGAGGGACGAGGGCGCATCGCGCCGCGATTTCCTGAAACTTGCCGGCACCGCAGCCCCTGCTGCCGTAGCCGCCGCCGCGCTCAGCGGCACAGAAGCTGAAGCGGCCGAGCCCACGGGCGAAACCCGCATTCAGGACACTGCGCATACCCGCGCCTATCTCGACAGCGCCCGGTTCTGA